In Syntrophorhabdales bacterium, the genomic stretch GCCGCGCCCAAAGCGGTTGAATCCTTTCTTCCGCCTGGACTTACTTTTCATTCGCCACGCTGCGCGGCATACTTTGTAGACTGGCAATATGCCAGCGACTCCGGAGAAGAATATCTTGATCCGGTACGCAGCCAGTATCGTGAGACCATCTTCCTGATATCTGCCAGCCATGAAGGCACACCGCTGGCGTACTGTCCTTTTATCTGGGTCGACCAGGATATTGCACTGATGCGCGGATTTGCGCAAGGGTGGCCCAAGCAGATCGGCTCCACCTGGATCACGCGTGCTTTTGACCTCTCCTCGAAGGCGGGACCCGTTGTCGGGCCAGGCGGAAAGTTTGGTGCTACACTCGCAGTGAAAGATCGTCGCCTTGTGGAAGCGCTTGTCACTCTCCGGGAGCAGACCACGCAAATGCCTTCTCCCACCTTTGCAGGGGCGGTCAATGTGCGCTATTTTCCGGAGCTCGCAGCGGGACGGCATGCAACGCCGGCTGTCCACGAACTGGTGCAGTTGAAGTCGCGCGACGTCAAGATTTCACCCATCTGGACAGGGGAGGCGGCACTTACGATCTTTGATCACCCATATTTGGAGCTCCCTGAGTTGCGACCTGTCAATGTTATTGCAGGTTACCGTTTCACGTGCGCGATGACGGTGGATGACCTGGTCTTCATACAAGACCTCAGAGCCAGATAATACCAAGTTACCTTCATTCATATAGCTTCCGGGCACCCACGCAAGTGGGTGTCCCGCGCTGTCTCACTCACTGCCGCCCGCGAAGTGAAGTTTGGTTGCTTGCGGGTGCTATTTTTGAATACAACTTGGTATAAGATGGCTTAAGCTACTTCCTCCCGCGGGCATGCGCTACAATTTCAAAAGTCTTTCAGCATTTTTGTGGGTTATCTTCGCCAGGTCGTTGGGGCTGATTGGTGCAATGTCCAGCATCTTGCGGCCGTCGGCGTTGGAGGAGAAGGGATAGTCGACCGCGAACAACATGCGGTCAGCGCCGAAGACTTCCAGGGCGCACAGAAGGGGCGGAGCCGTAAAGTAGGCGCTGGTGGTGATGTAGAAGTTGGTACGGAGATAGTCGGCCACCCGCTTTTTCAACTGGGGGTTGAGCCCCGACAGGCGGCCATCAGCCCGGACCAGCGAGAAGGGAAGGTTTTCGCCCATGTGGCCGATGATGATCTGCAGCTTTGGGAAACGATCGAACAGCCCGGAGGCTACCAGGCGGAGAGAATGCATACCAGTCTCCACATGCCAGCCCCAGGCCGACGTGGATAGCGATTCTGCGATAGGCGCCGGGAGGTCTCCGAAATAAGCTCCGTAGACTGCGGGCGGCGGTGGGGCAGGGTGCAGGTAGATCGGGACATCCAACTGTTCAGCCGCGGCAAAGACGGGCTGGAATACCGGGTTGTCGAGAAAACGCCCGTTGATCGTACCGCTGATCAATGCCCCCTTAAACCCGAGCTTGGTGACGCACCGTTCCAGTTCAGCGGCGGCGGCATCAGGAGCTTGCAACGGCAACACGGCAAAAGCGGCGAACCGGTCCGGATGAGCCTTTACGGCGTTGGCCAACATATCGTTGATGTCACGGGCCACTGCGATCCCGGCGTTGCGGTCCAACTTTTCCAGGCCATCCCCGGCGACAGACAATACCTGCATGTCGATGCCGGCTGCATCCATGTCTGCCAGCCTCCTAGCCCCCAGGTCATTTAATTTCCCTTCGAGCGCGGGTGCTGTTTCCCGCGCGTTTATGCCCGCTGCTTTGAGGGCTGCCGTGAGTTGCGGCGTGCCAACATGCTCCTCGAGAGCGACAACTCTCATGCTGGACTTCTTTGCGTCTACAGCCTCGCTGCGTGTTACAAGACCTTTCAACATGGCTGGCAACGCCATCGCTGTAACTGCCGCTGTGCCAAGAAACGTGCGTCTTCCTACCTTTGAACTCATCTCGCGCCCTCTCTTTTCCAAAAGATTGCTTGACCACCCCAGCTATAGTATTCGACATTGCCGCTCTCTGGATTATACTGGAGAGCTATGCCGCGAAGCAAATGGAACGGAAGACACCAACAAGAGGACGCGTTGCGGGCTCAAAGAAGTTGTACAGTGTAACACTAGTCTCGTAATTAACGCCGATCAGCGCGAATTCATGATGACTTCGTACCAATCCTCGCCGTAAGCCTGTCTGCCGTAAAGGAGAAGGCAAGCTCGCCCGCTCGGTACAAAATCGCTCGTATGGCTCGAAAGAAAGGAGGCTACCGCAGAAGGTGAATCCTCCACTGCACGCAGTGCATCTATTTCGCGGTCGGTTTCACTTTTTGCTTTTATGTGAAGGAGATCATCAAATGAGATGGGCAGGCGACTGCAGAAACAGAGTTCCGAGCCGTACACTGCGCGCACAAGCCCGGTCGCGCACAAAGCATTATCCAGGATGAGCCCCAGCTCTTCACGCACTTCTCTTCTGAGCGCGTCAAAAGGATCGGGGCGATTATCTGATGTGTCAAACTCCCGCTCCATAAATCCCGCTATCACATGATACTTTCGACGACGGGCATCTATACGGCTCCTCTCCTCAAGAACGATCTTCCTGTCGGTTGTGACAAGAGCAACACAGACCGTAAGAGGGTTGCCTTGCGGCTCGTGCGGAAAGGCGGCCGTGAATCGGGTTGTCTCACTACCGATGCAGCTGCGAAAATCGATGTCTGAGAGCTCAAGAGAGAGGCGGCCGCTCTCGGAGCGGACATTATCGAGACGAAGCACATTCCCGTTGTACACCTCTATTCCTGCCTTCCTTGCCGATCGGACGTACTCCTCCCACGCATCCCCGATAAACTTTTCTGCGGAAGGCTCCCAGCGGATATGCACACCAGGTGTGTACCGGACATCAATAGCATTACGTTCGAAGTTCCCTTTAACC encodes the following:
- a CDS encoding NUDIX hydrolase, translated to MEEFVVVVKGNFERNAIDVRYTPGVHIRWEPSAEKFIGDAWEEYVRSARKAGIEVYNGNVLRLDNVRSESGRLSLELSDIDFRSCIGSETTRFTAAFPHEPQGNPLTVCVALVTTDRKIVLEERSRIDARRRKYHVIAGFMEREFDTSDNRPDPFDALRREVREELGLILDNALCATGLVRAVYGSELCFCSRLPISFDDLLHIKAKSETDREIDALRAVEDSPSAVASFLSSHTSDFVPSGRACLLLYGRQAYGEDWYEVIMNSR
- a CDS encoding acetoacetate decarboxylase family protein, with the translated sequence MLKGYTAPRTPKGTSSLAPTPPWHYVGTCLAVEYEAAPKAVESFLPPGLTFHSPRCAAYFVDWQYASDSGEEYLDPVRSQYRETIFLISASHEGTPLAYCPFIWVDQDIALMRGFAQGWPKQIGSTWITRAFDLSSKAGPVVGPGGKFGATLAVKDRRLVEALVTLREQTTQMPSPTFAGAVNVRYFPELAAGRHATPAVHELVQLKSRDVKISPIWTGEAALTIFDHPYLELPELRPVNVIAGYRFTCAMTVDDLVFIQDLRAR
- a CDS encoding amidohydrolase family protein, coding for MSSKVGRRTFLGTAAVTAMALPAMLKGLVTRSEAVDAKKSSMRVVALEEHVGTPQLTAALKAAGINARETAPALEGKLNDLGARRLADMDAAGIDMQVLSVAGDGLEKLDRNAGIAVARDINDMLANAVKAHPDRFAAFAVLPLQAPDAAAAELERCVTKLGFKGALISGTINGRFLDNPVFQPVFAAAEQLDVPIYLHPAPPPPAVYGAYFGDLPAPIAESLSTSAWGWHVETGMHSLRLVASGLFDRFPKLQIIIGHMGENLPFSLVRADGRLSGLNPQLKKRVADYLRTNFYITTSAYFTAPPLLCALEVFGADRMLFAVDYPFSSNADGRKMLDIAPISPNDLAKITHKNAERLLKL